Sequence from the Corallococcus sp. EGB genome:
GCCGATGGAACTCTTTCCCATCCATTTACTGTTCATCGTCGTCTTGATGAATCGCTACATCCTTGGCCCCTTCATGAGGCGGCTGAAGGGTCGGCGGTTCGAACGGGTGGATGACACCTACCGCCCGAAAGTCGCCATCGTCGTTCCGCTGTTCAATGAAGGCGAGGGCATCTACCACACCATCCAGGCGCTGCTCGCCCAGGACTATCCCCGCGAGCTGACCGAGATCATCGTCGTGGATGACTGCTCGCGCGACGACAGCGTCGCGTGGGCGAACAAGGCCGCGGCCGGCCACCCCCATGTCCGGGTGATGCGCAATCTGGAGAACATGGGCAAGCGCAAGGGCATCAACCGGGGCGTCCGCGCCGCGGAGGACGCGGAGATCATCGTCTCCGTGGACTCCGACGTGGTGGTGGAGAAGAGCGCCGTGCGCCAGCTCATCCGCCGCTTCGTGCACCCCAACGTGGCCGCCGTGGGCGGGCGCACCTTCGTCATCAACCGCCACCAGAACTGGCTGACGCGGATGATCGAGATCAAGTTCCACTTCGCCCAGAAGTGGCTGAAGGACCTGGAGCGCTCGTTCCGCCAGGTGATGTGCCTGTCCGGATGTCTGACGGCATATCGCCGCTCGGTGCTGCTGGAGCTGGAGCCCATCCTGGAGTCGCGCGCCATCGCGGGCATCCCCATCAAGTACGGCGAGGACCGCTTCCTCACGCGGCAGATCGTCAAGCACGACTACGAGACGGTCTACACGCTGGACGCATACTGCTTCACCGCCGCGCCCTCCACGCTCGCGGGCTACTTCAGCCAGCAGCTGCGCTGGCGGCGCTCCAACCTGGTGGACCTCATCTGCGGCCTGTCGCACGCGTGGCGGCTGCACCCCGTCATCACCGTGCACTACGTGTCGCAGCTGGCGCTGCTCCTGTCGTACCCGGTGGTCATCGTCCACAACATGTTGAACGGCGAGTTCTGGGACATCCTCGCGTTCCACTTCCTGGTGATTGGCCTGTTGGGCTTCATCTACCGGCTCGAGACGCGCTACCTGCCCGAGGAGCGGCGCGTGCATCCCGTGAGCTTCCTGCCCATGGCGCTGCTCATGCCGGTGACATACGCGCT
This genomic interval carries:
- a CDS encoding glycosyltransferase family 2 protein, which codes for MELFPIHLLFIVVLMNRYILGPFMRRLKGRRFERVDDTYRPKVAIVVPLFNEGEGIYHTIQALLAQDYPRELTEIIVVDDCSRDDSVAWANKAAAGHPHVRVMRNLENMGKRKGINRGVRAAEDAEIIVSVDSDVVVEKSAVRQLIRRFVHPNVAAVGGRTFVINRHQNWLTRMIEIKFHFAQKWLKDLERSFRQVMCLSGCLTAYRRSVLLELEPILESRAIAGIPIKYGEDRFLTRQIVKHDYETVYTLDAYCFTAAPSTLAGYFSQQLRWRRSNLVDLICGLSHAWRLHPVITVHYVSQLALLLSYPVVIVHNMLNGEFWDILAFHFLVIGLLGFIYRLETRYLPEERRVHPVSFLPMALLMPVTYALFTPLALLTLDSGSWETRGSPTPAPAPAPVATPVPVATAIPVATPIPVATPTPAPIPVPVPVPAPAPVKLTSTSAGEGTPS